Part of the Debaryomyces hansenii CBS767 chromosome C complete sequence genome is shown below.
TCGTGTATACTCTAATATCTAAATGCTTAGTCTAagtatatattaaagaagtACCAATTCTGGTTATCGTAACTCTAGTGAGCGCTTAATAAATGCGTCGACCCTCACCGATTGTTCTACACTATCACATTATTTTTTCCACCTGAAACTGGTACACTCTACTCCTGCTACATTCTACGATAAGCCCCGACAATAGCATCTGGCATATACTGTCTCCCAACATAAGAGTCCCAAAAATTAGTCAATGTAATCGGACCTATTATCATTGGTCGTGCTTATATAAGCGAAGGGTGTCTTATCTATGCTCTACGTAGTCTTTCCTGTACTTCATGCTACGGAGGTACGGAGCCAAATCCATAGTATCTAATGGTAATCCCATGATCCACGGTCACCAAGGAGCCTAGTTTATTTCTGGTGCACTGAAAACATTGGCTTGAGCAATCGTACACTATGAGAACGCAGCACGAACAGACTAGAGCCTTGACCATTTTAGCAAGAGCAGACATAATGAATGATATTGCAGGGAAGTTTTAGTTCAAAGATCTTTGTTAGTTATAGAGATAACATAGAGGTTTTTGGAGTGGTTTGGGCAATTACAATTAATGTGCAAAACCAACCAATCCTTTCGAGCGCCGGTCTTGACTCTAATCGTCgatcaaaaattatattctcCACAAGGCTCCTTTCCAGACTCCTTTTTAGGCTCCTTTTCAGACTCCCATCACGACGCCTTCTCCTCTGTAAGCATATGTGGTGTCTAGTACACTACTACCCCAGTATTTTTCCCGTCGTCACTTCTATTGGCCACAAAGTGCCCGAATGACTCGCCTGCGAATACTCTCTATCCTCTCCGGGTGTCCGCAGAGCGTACGGATACTCCCCGTACGCCAATCTATGTTCACACCCTCACTAGATACCCTATGCGCCCACTACACATCCATTGTACACCATATGGCCGAGATTGATTTTGGGTGCAAATGAAATGCCGAGTATGCATTTGCGATGCCACATGGAATCACATCAGATTTGCTAGCACGGTGCTAATGATATCGACGGTCTTTTCTACGAAGCATCCATAAAACCATCCAGTTAAATCGTCTATACATCGTCGTAGTACCATTTCTGAGTTTGTATAGCGGCTATAGTCATTCCCGTTGAATAGATAAAATGGTCTTTTCTACATGGAGCCTTCTGCGCAAAAGGGCCATCTGATCGAAGTCTTCTACACCTTCGCATAGTAGCTTTCTCAGCCTTGTAGGGGTTTCATTGTCATTATCTTGTCTCGGTATCCCTAAACGACGCTTCTGGCAGTCTCGGAAGCCTCGTATGGCCTACCGGAGAACCATTACTGGCATTTGTAGGAATCACATAATAGCTTGTATACACAccaaatttatttcttttctgtTTACAATTTTTTCCAGAAAATGAGTAGTAACAGTTGTGGTTGTCTGTGTTAGAAAATACACTATAAGTTGAATAGACATATAtaccaataaataatatacaatacTATTAGTATTTAGTATTTAGATACGTTATCAAAGGTTTCCAATACATATAGGATACCAAATACGTGAAAAAGTACCAGGATTTGTTAACAAAATTTGATTAGTTAGCACAAGTCGCCCCTCCAAAATTTGTTTGCGTTAATAATCAACAACTAAGTAATAAAATACGCCGGTatagaattgaaagaatagTTAAATAGGTCAATATGAGTTCCAAATCAGCAGCAGCGATTTTACAACGACAATTTAAAGACTTGACGGACCCCAAAAAGGGGATTCCTTCGTTCCACATCGAGTTGGACGACGATAACATTTTTTTATGGAATATTGGAATAATGGTATTGAACAAGGAATCGATGTACCATGGGGGATATTTCAAGGGACAGATGAGGTTTCCCTCTGAGTTTCCATTTTCTCCTCCAACATTCCGCTTCACGCCTGCCATATACCACCCCAATGTTTATAGAGATGGAAGGTTATGTATTTCGATATTGCACCAAGGCGGAGACCCCACATCGGACGAGCCTGATAGCGAGACGTGGACGCCGGCACAGACAGTCGAGTCAGTGTTGATTTCGAtcatttcattattagaagaCCCTAACGTTTCATCCCCTGCTAATATTGATGCATCGGTTGAGTTACGAAAGAATCCCGACGCCtacaagaagaaggtgaTGCAGGAGGTTGAGAGATCCAAGGCTGATATCCCTGAAGATTACATTATGCCAGAACTGGAATTATTTGCATACGGAAACGGTAGTTCGCATACTAGGGATTTAGAACAGGAGCCAGTTGACGAAGATTTTTGGTATGACAGTGACGAAGAGAGCTTTGATGAAGAGAGCTTTGATGAGGAGAGCTTGATGGATGATATGGAGGATaatgacgaagatgatgaagaagaggaggAGGATGACATGGATGTGGTTGGGAAATAACCACACCATCGTCCTATATCCATTTGCATTTATGACTTCTCATTGTTGCTTATATGTCGCTGCTAACTTAACCTTATGTCCATTGTTTATGTCCATGTCCTAGTCATTACTGTTCTTGTAATGAGCTAATAAGaggtatttttttttctatgATTAAATGGCCTTTAATGCAATCTTAATAATTCTTATCTATAATATTCCAGCAACtaattatttgtttatgATGTCCGAGTTGTTTAGTTTATATAgcattcaataatattcatgTATAACTCTGGTTGTAAGTTTGCCACAAGAAAATTGTCTTGCTAATGCGGTACCACACACCACTTCTACACTCCTTTCAAGCTCGTTGCCTTTGTCTGAAAGCTTCAACAACTGGTgttcattatattatcGTGTCAACACCTATACATTATACAATACACATTTACTCTAGTATAACCCCATTTCAACCGACCATCACGTTCGTTGCAACCAGGTTTTTCTCCCTATACTCTCCGTATCACAATATATTACAGTTCTCAATTATAGCCCTTAAGTCCTTCAGCTAATGCATTACACACATTATCAATCTTCAACTTGGCTATTGCATGTGGAAACTCACTCTTGTAGAATATAACTACGTACAAGCTATCTTCTCCATTTTCCGGTACCACATTTTGTTCGCCTACTTCGCTGTTATCCCCATTAGTAACGTTTTCGGCATAGTTCACCTTTTGTATAATCAAATGCAAGTCCTTATCGATTGCCATTCCGGCCCAATTTGACTCATCTTTCCTTGTATTGTTACCATTTTCCGCTTCATCCTCTTCTGTGTTATTTGGTTCTTTAAAGTGGCTCATTGCTAgcaatgaatatattttcaagttatCAACTGTCAAGCTTTCTTGTTCTACCGAATGGTTCGATACAGTAGTTAGAGGCAATCCTGAATGGGACaacaatgataatgatagCGGTTCATTAACACCATTTGTAGATAActcttttgaaattggatTTAATCCCTGTGATAGCACCTTGGATATTTGTTTGGTCTGAAGCATCATACAGTATATTTGAACGATTTACTATGGTTAATATTCCTAGTATTATCATAAAAATCCAATTGTGAATGGCAcgaaatatcaaaattttgtaCGCGTTCCAAGCGGAAAGAAATTATCGTAGAGTATCATCAAATCGTAACAAATATAGAACTATTATTACACCAGGAGTACTGACAAGTTCTGTTTGATACTTTACTACATATTTGCACTTTATTGAGattgtttaataataatccgtgttaaattaataatttttattgtcAGGTGCTTGTTTTAGTCGTTGTTATTAAATTGACAATCTATTGAAGATCCTGAaatttccaattcttttgcaagattataatgataagttTGCTTGAAACTATAACTAATGGATTCTActaattataataataataattccaatatcaATTCCCAACCCATTAAGAAAAGACCCTCTACAAGCATGAATTCATTAGCCGCTACACCCCTAAATCAACAAAGAGTACCATTAAAGGAAACCAGCGGTAATATTCCTTCACCGGTACTTAAAAAGGCTAAGCTTAACAAGTCGCTTAGTGTTTCTGGGAATAGCATACTCCAAAATAAACCAAATCTAACCCGGCCTGTAACCACCCAACTCACGCATACAATCACGCATAATCAAGCACAGAAAGATGAATCTCAAAGTCAAAGCAAGGCCAATAGGTTAGAGGGAGAGGCGTTTCAGCAATGGCAGAGATCATGGAGGAAAATCATGAGAGAAAGTGTTGTTTACTTTGACACACAAGGATATGATACAAACAATACCAGTCATCAAACCGAGTTGAAAAAAGCTCAGAGAGCGTTAAAACACGTAGGATGTACATTAGTACCCTTTTATGATAGAGAAGTTACCATTATTGTTAGCAGGAGACCATTTGATGCTAACAAAGAATACTCGACGAGTGACATATTTCACGATGCATGTAGTCTTAAGATCAAAGTTTGGGATTATGAGAAGGTTTTCCGgtttttgaagaatttagGAGTCAACGAGTCGAGTTACaaatatgatgataacaccaaatttaataaaaatggtgatttatataacttgttaaaagaagaaaaaatatttggtgcCAATGATCGGGATCCAAATGCTAGAAGAGATGATTTGCATTATTTAGAAAGGAATTATTTGTACGCCTACGATTTGGCACAAAATTTCAGACCAATTGCCGTGAGAGAATGGAATGATACCCCATATCCAAAGATATCTAATACACTTGATGGTAAATGTCCATTCATACCTGACTCTTCGGAGAACCTGGAAAGGAGACAACTTCGTAGATTACAAAAATTCGAAgcttcaaaaaattatagaGAATTGCTTAAGAAGGCGACTGTTGAAGTTATAAATAACGTGAAAGATGGTATACACTTTGATTCCTCTGAATGCAGTGGTGAAGATATCGCAACAGATTGtgacaataatgaagtCTGTAACGGAAACGAACGCGAGGATGAATCAACAATAGTTCAGTCGTCAACTAGTTCATCCAAAAGAGCATCATCCGAAGAGGAGTTGAGTAAACCTTTGAAATCAACTAAACTTGATTTCAAGGCTCCTCCTGTCCGTCTTGCAAGGGAATCGTCATGCGTCCAAccattgaataattcaaattcaaaattctttgaGGTTGCGGCGTCCGGTTATAATGGGGCCTCAAACTCTGCACAAATGTCTATGGATTCAGCTTTGAATAGTGCTACCGTCCAAGGTAACGGGTTAGGTCCTACTGTCTCTCAAGTACCATCgagaaatattaataatctAAAGAGGCGTATTTTCATGAAAAAGCAAAGACAGCATAGCATACCTGAAGATAAGGAAAGAGATTTAAAACCTGGTTATTGTGAAAACTGTCGTGTTAAGTATAACTATTTTGAAGACCACATCAGTTCAAATAGGCATCGTAATTTTGCAT
Proteins encoded:
- a CDS encoding DEHA2C03168p (highly similar to uniprot|P14682 Saccharomyces cerevisiae YDR054C CDC34 Ubiquitin-conjugating enzyme or E2) gives rise to the protein MSSKSAAAILQRQFKDLTDPKKGIPSFHIELDDDNIFLWNIGIMVLNKESMYHGGYFKGQMRFPSEFPFSPPTFRFTPAIYHPNVYRDGRLCISILHQGGDPTSDEPDSETWTPAQTVESVLISIISLLEDPNVSSPANIDASVELRKNPDAYKKKVMQEVERSKADIPEDYIMPESELFAYGNGSSHTRDLEQEPVDEDFWYDSDEESFDEESFDEESLMDDMEDNDEDDEEEEEDDMDVVGK
- a CDS encoding DEHA2C03190p (similar to CA4950|IPF5143 Candida albicans IPF5143); the encoded protein is MMLQTKQISKVLSQGLNPISKELSTNGVNEPLSLSLLSHSGLPLTTVSNHSVEQESLTVDNLKIYSLLAMSHFKEPNNTEEDEAENGNNTRKDESNWAGMAIDKDLHLIIQKVNYAENVTNGDNSEVGEQNVVPENGEDSLYVVIFYKSEFPHAIAKLKIDNVCNALAEGLKGYN
- a CDS encoding DEHA2C03212p (weakly similar to uniprot|P32325 Saccharomyces cerevisiae YDR052C DBF4 Regulatory subunit of Cdc7p-Dbf4p kinase complex); amino-acid sequence: MDSTNYNNNNSNINSQPIKKRPSTSMNSLAATPLNQQRVPLKETSGNIPSPVLKKAKLNKSLSVSGNSILQNKPNLTRPVTTQLTHTITHNQAQKDESQSQSKANRLEGEAFQQWQRSWRKIMRESVVYFDTQGYDTNNTSHQTELKKAQRALKHVGCTLVPFYDREVTIIVSRRPFDANKEYSTSDIFHDACSLKIKVWDYEKVFRFLKNLGVNESSYKYDDNTKFNKNGDLYNLLKEEKIFGANDRDPNARRDDLHYLERNYLYAYDLAQNFRPIAVREWNDTPYPKISNTLDGKCPFIPDSSENSERRQLRRLQKFEASKNYRELLKKATVEVINNVKDGIHFDSSECSGEDIATDCDNNEVCNGNEREDESTIVQSSTSSSKRASSEEELSKPLKSTKLDFKAPPVRLARESSCVQPLNNSNSKFFEVAASGYNGASNSAQMSMDSALNSATVQGNGLGPTVSQVPSRNINNLKRRIFMKKQRQHSIPEDKERDLKPGYCENCRVKYNYFEDHISSNRHRNFACDDRHFKDIDRLIATLIESKSFGYVTSNGDYKYAN